A window from Dromaius novaehollandiae isolate bDroNov1 chromosome 1, bDroNov1.hap1, whole genome shotgun sequence encodes these proteins:
- the POLQ gene encoding DNA polymerase theta isoform X1 yields the protein MARREDGGGSSSANGVTGASALGLRGGRRSGPAPPFAAGRAVPSGPTAPCQAVLSPPPGLDLSLRGTGSPGQYQKVNVPEDQADKLLLASWGLPKAVLEKYHSLGVVQMFEWQAECLMLGQVLEGKNLVYSAPTSAGKTLVAELLILKRVLETRKKALLILPFVSVAKEKKRYLQALFQEVGVQVEGYMGSISPAGRFSALDVAVCTIEKANGLINRLIEENQMDSLGMVVVDELHMLGDSHRGYLLELLLTKVRYLTEKVAKRQAKMISPGFSGIQIVGMSATLPNLGLLASWLDAELYCTDFRPVPLMEWVKIGSNIYDSSMNLVREFQPKLQPKGDDDHVVSLCYETVCDGHSVLLFCPSKNWCEKLADIIAREFYNLQQTDTSAKNSALSPVFVDREGINDVLDQLKHSLSGLDSVLQRTLPWGVAFHHAGLTFEERDIIEGAFRQGLIRVLAATSTLSSGVNLPARRVIIRTPMFGGKLLDILTYKQMAGRAGRKGVDTVGESILVCKPSERSKGTALLQGSLKPVCSCLLRREGEGVASSMKRAILEIIVGGVASTPDDVQTYASCTLLASSLKDSKWGNEKDQDEVRTGAIEACVAWLLENEFVQVLDSGNEVKVKVYHPTHLGSATLASSLSPTEAIGIFADLQRAMKSFVLENDLHIVYLVTPVYEEWTTIDWYQFFCLWEKLPASMKRVAELVGIEEGFLARSVKGRIIAKTEKQHRQLAIHKRFFTSLALLDLISEIPLKDMTKKYGCSRGQLQSLQQSAATYAGMVTVFSNRLGWHNMEQLLSQFQSRLTFGVHRELCDLVRISLLNAQCARMLYNAGFVRVADLAKASAGDVATALKNSVPFKSVRRAADEDEESAEERRTMCSIWMARMKGLSESEAASLIVEEARGLLQQDLALMGVQWNPESFLESDTSSVTSSESELEDRLRRSNREWSSQSSRALKKQWHRVQHCNGPGSEAGNLTNIKKGYKRRLSGSTATSSFQNEARGRGQVQAEEGNGDVVQTARKRPNLSRDNENMEGLSQVKTKTDSRTAILQLRTEQGETPALRKKSSASRLIRSMDTHLNWTKNKTTSKTASKLQRSLLEDSNKLSADIQEPSAFHHHISKDIFFPDQNNKEFIEKGSMTHKVSNSVLTREVNLGSKNKMAGLFTEPSGTSEGMPKERACFQAAVIMQGTPHVNMETDNTVESPEISASARTLKNENTDDKQNKINKMQAGKSCTDEMIGEQQTALDTDHCNVTASCSGNGHIHSRSRKQKSVHFCPGEDKSCHFQIQNSGKNRSKKPNGILLQAGGVQKADSHPEDFLKSSLLKSRAACDADGVQHGPVSDPISDSRDFEDSFRLDTQTERIIKQEVAVGIAGEQGKQGSELAALPLQEISKKLSCASISQTENATDERLAATVRKRGLSSLATTNNIIKNTDHHCSNKVMESGSLNLQPVLKETESAPCLKGSDFSVTDSQLHSFLQDYQTQNSVKGECASKGLNKMTSPVGRQHLVQVECHPVPETSLNMSDSLLFDDSFSNVNDLAAIHVMEADKEEPVGKQGALLPLDGLLQNLRPVQNKFDVSGSQKEHEEPAQCNDVFLAFSDLIAEVLDHANSPSFQGDLPSTIHGQSGLRNPVICNDDPRQMDLVGDQSEKLQRSQQALDKKIHPDCTFELSPGLQDVLDKWPSPSGIEPVSVNPRSSCLKGKLVASNANQEPAPGFEFDRCQADPLPTCHGLKNCFKVKENKMEALDAQKLDCITLLLKGSNRTSDLLPDSINGFIPPTPPKEPFPKSSASLSVKSGKKRHVTYTNEGQQFQSKQNRKDDAEQWVKTLQSNAGSAYPNEADIKDDSLIGQGFSLQLSQNVLPLVPSSAENFTIIDVASDKALFQTFVAEWREKSRFSISVACERTKCLLSPRSTIGGRFKQVKSPQWMQVKDDGFPVQGCEDILVVGLAVCWGGKDAYYISLQQKQDQTEISMSLAPPPLDESLSVTERLYHLQQYLQKTKQERSLVMYNFIQHYKTLVMACGISLEGSFEDPKVACWLLDSGSKERTLHNMVTNFLPHELPLLEGVGTGQGVQSLGLSATTDRSGRYRAAIESVLIFNVMNQLHSELQKENLTDVFSKVEMPTHYCLALLELNGIGFSTAAYETQKQVMQAKLNEIETKAYQLAGHSFSLTSPDDIAEVLFLELKLPQNGDVKVKGNKKTLGCARRAIANGNRVRLSKQFSTTKDILEKLKALHPLPGLILEWRRINNAITKVVFPLQREKRFNSALGMERIYPVSQTHTATGRITFTEPNIQNVPRDFEIKMPAVVEESPPSRAQGNGYSRAVSGGRGRKHSSILPKGPKAQAEDRAEERGVPFSVSMRHAFVPFPGGLILAADYSQLELRILAHLSSDCRLIQALNGGIDVFKRIAAEWKMIDSEAVGDSVRQQAKQICYGIIYGIGAKSLGEQMGIDENEAANYIESFKSRYTGIQKFLRETVRSCKRDGFVQTILGRRRYLPAIRDPNPYSKAHAERQAVNTTVQGSAADIVKTATVNIQRRLEGFSSVIKSHGHLESSFRRDKTGRLEGKRSRGMLPPISGGFFILQLHDELLYEVAEDDVIQVAQLVKHEMENAVKLSVKLNVKVKIGPSWGDLQDLEL from the exons ACAGGCAAAGATGATCAGCCCTGGTTTTAGTGGGATACAGATAGTAGGCATGAGTGCTACCCTCCCTAACTTGGGACTCCTAGCCTCATGGTTGGATGCAGAGCTGTACTGCACAGACTTTCGTCCTGTGCCCCTCATGGAGTGGGTGAAAATTGGCAGCAACATTTATGACTCTTCCATGAATCTAGTGCGAGAATTCCAGCCCAAGCTTCAACCGAAG GGAGATGACGACCATGTTGTGAGCCTGTGTTACGAGACTGTTTGTGATGGTCATTCAGTCCTGCTCTTCTGTCCATCCAAGAACTGGTGTGAGAagctggcagacatcattgcCAGGGAGTTCTACAATTTGCAGCAAACTGACA CTTCTGCAAAAAACTCAGCCCTCTCCCCAGTTTTTGTGGACAGAGAAGGGATAAATGACGTTCTGGATCAGCTAAAGCATTCTCTCTCAGGCCTGGACTCTGTGCTCCAACGTACTTTACCATGGGGAGTGGCATTTCATCATGCAG GTCTTACTTTTGAGGAACGGGACATCATTGAAGGAGCCTTTCGCCAGGGCTTGATTAGAGTCCTAGCAGCAACGTCCACACTCTCATCTGGAGTGAATTTGCCTGCACGCCGAGTAATTATACGAACTCCCATGTTTGGTGGCAAACTGCTGGACATTCTCACTTACAAGCAGATGGCTGGAAGGGCTGGCAGGAAAGGAGTAGACACAGTGG GTGAGAGCATTTTAGTTTGCAAGCCCTCAGAAAGATCGAAAGGAACTGCTCTACTTCAGGGATCTCTCAAGCCTGTTTGCAGTTGCTTGCttagaagggaaggggaaggtgtTGCTTCTAGCATGAAACGAGCAATACTTGAG ATCATAGTGGGGGGAGTGGCCAGCACTCCAGATGATGTGCAGACCTATGCTTCTTGCACTCTTCTTGCATCCAGCTTGAAAGACAGTAAGTGGGGAAATGAGAAAGATCAAGACGAAGTGCGGACTGGAGCTATTGAGGCTTGTGTGGCATGGCTTCTGGAGAATGAATTTGTTCAGGTTCTGGACTCTGGCAACGAAGTGAAAG tgaaagttTATCATCCAACACATCTTGGCTCAGCTActcttgcctcttctctttcaccaACTGAAGCCATAGGTATCTTTGCTGACCTGCAGCGAGCTATGAAAAGCTTCGTTCTGGAGAATGATCTGCATATTGTCTATTTG GTTACCCCAGTGTATGAGGAGTGGACCACAATTGATTGGTACCAGTTTTTCTGCCTATGGGAGAAGCTGCCTGCCTCAATGAAGCGTGTAGCTGAGCTGGTGGGGATCGAAGAAGGCTTTCTGGCTCGCTCTGTAAAGGGCAGAATCATAGCTAAAACAGAGAAACAGCATAGACAACTGGCCATCCACAAAAG GTTTTTCACCAGTCTTGCGCTCCTGGATTTAATCAGTGAGATTCCCTTAAAGGATATGACCAAGAAATACGGTTGTAGTCGTGGCCAGCTTCAGTCCTTGCAGCAGTCTGCTGCTACCTATGCAG GAATGGTAACAGTTTTCTCTAATCGACTGGGCTGGCACAACATGGAACAACTGCTTTCTCAGTTCCAGAGCCGACTCACTTTTGGTGTTCATAGGGAACTATGTGACTTGGTACGCATCTCTCTGTTGAATGCGCAGTGTGCTAGGATGCTTTACAATGCTGGCTTCGTCAGAGTGGCTGATCTTGCTAAAGCCAGTGCTGGTGATGTGGCGACTGCTCTGAAGAATTCAGTGCCATTTAAAAG CGTCCGTAGGGCTGCGGATGAAGATGAAGAATCAGCAGAGGAGCGTCGGACTATGTGCAGCATCTGGATGGCCAGAATGAAGGGCTTAAGTGAAAGTGAAGCAGCTTCCCTCATTGTGGAGGAAGCCCGAGGGCTTCTTCAACAGGACTTGGCACTGATGGGAGTGCAGTGGAATCCAGAGTCTTTTCTTGAGTCTGATACATCCTCTGTGACCAGCAGTGAGTCAGAGCTGGAAGACAGACTACGTAGATCAAATAGAGAATGGTCATCTCAGTCTTCTAGGGCACTAAAAAAACAGTGGCACAGAGTTCAGCATTGTAATGGCCCTGGTTCTGAGGCTGGAAACTTAACAAATATTAAAAAGGGATATAAAAGACGACTAAGCGGTAGTACAGCAACCTCCAGTTTTCAGAATGAAGCCCGAGGCAGGGGACAGGTtcaggcagaggaaggaaatgGCGATGTTGTGCAGACTGCTAGAAAAAGGCCAAATCTGAGTCGAGATAACGAAAACATGGAAGGTCTTTCTCAGGTCAAAACCAAGACAGATTCCAGGACAGCAATTCTACAACTCCGTACTGAGCAGGGAGAGACACCAGCATTGAGAAAAAAGTCTTCAGCTTCTAGATTGATAAGAAGTATGGACACACATTTAAACTGGACTAAGAACAAAACTACTTCAAAAACTGCTTCAAAACTGCAGAGGTCACTGCTTGAAGATTCAAATAAGCTTAGTGCAGACATACAGGAGCCTTCTGCTTTCCACCACCACATTTCTAAAGATATCTTTTTTCCTGACCAAAATAATAAGGAATTTATAGAAAAAGGGTCTATGACTCATAAAGTCTCAAATTCTGTACTGACAAGGGAAGTTAACCTTGGgagcaaaaataaaatggcagGATTATTTACAGAGCCTTCTGGCACTAGTGAAGGCATGCCTAAGGAGAGAGCATGTTTTCAGGCAGCTGTTATAATGCAGGGTACTCCACATGTCAATATGGAGACAGATAATACTGTAGAAAGTCCAGAAATATCTGCTAGTGCTagaacactgaaaaatgaaaatactgatgaTAAGCAgaataaaatcaataaaatgcAAGCAGGTAAGAGCTGTACTGACGAGATGATTGGTGAGCAGCAGACTGCTCTGGACACAGATCATTGTAATGTAACTGCTAGCTGTTCTGGAAATGGACATATCCATAGTCGTAGCAGGAAACAGAAGTCTGTGCATTTTTGTCCTGGTGAGGATAAATCCTGCCACTTTCAGATTCAGAATAGTGGCAAAAATAGGAGCAAAAAGCCCAATGGAATATTGTTACAAGCTGGAGGAGTGCAGAAAGCAGACAGTCATCCTGAGGATTTTCTGAAAAGCTCTCTATTAAAATCCAGAGCTGCTTGTGATGCAGATGGTGTTCAGCATGGTCCAGTCTCTGATCCCATCTCTGACTCTAGAGACTTTGAAGACAGCTTCCGGTTGGATACTCAGACTGAGAGGATAATAAAACAGGAGGTAGCAGTTGGAattgcaggagagcagggaaagcAAGGTTCAGAGCTGGCAGCATTACCGCTGCAGGAAATCTCCAAGaagctgagctgtgctagcattTCACAGACTGAAAATGCTACTGATGAAAGGCTGGCTGCAACAGTTAGGAAACGGGGCTTATCAAGTCTTGCCACAACAAATAACATTATAAAAAACACAGATCACCACTGCAGTAATAAAGTTATGGAGTCTGGAAGCCTTAATTTACAGCCTGTGCTGAAAGAAACAGAATCTGCACCTTGCCTTAAAGGAAGCGATTTCTCAGTGACTGACTCCCAGCTGCACAGTTTTCTACAGGATTACCAGACCCAAAATTCAGTGAAAGGGGAGTGTGCTTCTAAAGGGCTTAATAAAATGACCTCTCCTGTTGGTAGGCAGCACCTTGTGCAAGTAGAATGCCATCCTGTCCCTGAAACAAGCCTGAACATGAGTGATAGCTTGCTGTTCGATGATAGTTTCAGCAACGTCAATGACCTTGCAGCTATTCATGTCATGGAGGCTGACAAAGAAGAACCTGTGGGAAAGCAGGGGGCTTTGCTTCCCCTAGATGGTCTTTTGCAGAACCTAAGGCCTGTTCAGAATAAATTTGATGTCAGTGGCAGTCAGAAAGAACATGAAGAGCCTGCACAGTGTAATGACGTGTTTCTAGCATTCTCTGATCTAATAGCTGAAGTTTTAGATCATGCAAATTCCCCGTCTTTTCAGGGAGATCTTCCTTCTACAATTCATGGTCAGTCAGGATTGAGAAACCCAGTGATTTGTAATGATgaccccagacaaatggatttaGTAGGGGATCAAAGTGAGAAGCTCCAAAGAAGCCAACAAGCTTTAGACAAGAAAATCCATCCAGACTGCACATTTGAACTAAGCCCAGGATTGCAGGATGTATTAGACAAATGGCCTAGTCCTTCAGGCATTGAACCAGTTTCAGTAAATCCAAGAAGCTCCTGTTTGAAAGGAAAGTTAGTTGCTTCTAATGCTAATCAAGAGCCAGCTCCAGGTTTTGAATTTGACCGTTGTCAGGCAGATCCATTGCCCACATGCCACGGtttaaaaaactgtttcaaagttaaagaaaacaaaatggaagccTTGGATGCTCAGAAATTAGACTGTATCACTCTTCTGCTCAAGGGGAGCAACAGAACATCCGATCTGCTACCAGATAGTATTAATGGGTTTATTCCTCCAACACCCCCGAAAGAACCTTTTCCAAAGAGTTCTGCTTCCCTCTCTGTGAAATCTGGAAAGAAGAGACATGTCACCTACACAAATGAAGGGCAGCAGTTTCAATCAAAGCAAAATAGGAAGGATGATGCAGAGCAGTGGGTGAAAACACTCCAGTCAAATGCTGGGAGTGCATACCCAAATGAGGCGGATATAAAAGATGATTCCCTTATAGGCCAAGGCTTTTCACTGCAGCTGTCTCAGAATGTTTTGCCACTCGTTCCGTCAAGTGCTGAAAACTTCACTATTATTGACGTAGCAAGTGACAAAGcacttttccagacttttgttgCAGAATGGCGAGAGAAAAGCAGATTCTCCATCTCAGTAGCATGTGAAAGAACGAAGTGTCTTTTGTCTCCCAGATCAACAATTGGTGGCAGATTCAAACAAG tGAAATCTCCTCAGTGGATGCAAGTTAAAGATGATGGATTTCCTGTCCAAGGCTGCGAAGACATCTTGGTAGTTGGACTGGCAGTGTGTTGGGGTGGAAAAGATGCCTACTATATTTCTTTGCAGCAGAAGCAAGACCAGACAG AAATCAGTATGAGTTTGGCACCACCACCTTTGGATGAAAGCCTGTCTGTAACAGAGAGACTGTATCACCTGCAGCAGTATCTGCAGAAGACCAAGCAAGAGCGTTCACTTGTCATGTACAACTTCATTCAGCACTACAAGACCCTGGTGATGGCTTGTGGCATCTCTTTGGAAGGAAGTTTTGAGGACCCAAAG GTTGCATGTTGGCTGCTTGATTCTGGCTCTAAGGAACGTACACTGCACAACATGGTGACGAACTTTCTCCCCCATGAGCTACCTCTACTGGAAGGGGTAGGCACTGGCCAAGGGGTGCAGAGCCTGGGGCTTAGTGCCACTACAGATCGTTCTGGGCGGTACAGAGCAGCTATAGAGTCTGTGCTTATCTTCAATGTCATGAACCAACTCCATAGTGAATTACAGAAGGAAAATCTGACAG ATGTGTTTTCTAAAGTGGAGATGCCCACCCATTATTGCTTGGCTCTGCTGGAGCTGAATGGCATTGGTTTTAGCACAGCAGCATATGAAACCCAGAAACAAGTCATGCAAGCTAAACTGAATGAGATTGAGACCAAGGCATATCAGCTGGCTGGTCACAGCTTCTCCTTGACCAGCCCTGACGACATCGCAGAG GTTTTGTTCCTGGAGCTGAAGTTGCCGCAAAATGGAGATGTGAAAGTTAAAGGGAACAAGAAAACTCTGGGTTGTGCCAGAAGAGCAATTGCTAATGGGAACAGGGTTAGGTTGAGCAAGCAGTTCAGTACAACCAAG GATATTTTGGAGAAATTAAAGGCACTTCACCCATTGCCAGGGCTGATACTGGAATGGAGAAGGATCAACAATGCTATTACTAAAGTGGTGTTCCCACTACAGAGGGAAAAGCGTTTCAATTCTGCGCTAGGAATGGAGAGGATATATCCAGTGTCACAGACTCACACAGCTACAG GTCGAATAACCTTCACAGAGCCAAATATCCAGAATGTGCCAAGAGATTTCGAGATCAAAATGCCAGCTGTGGTTGAAGAGAGCCCACCCTCCCGAGCCCAGGGAAATGGTTATTCTCGTGCTGTTTCTGGGGGCAG AGGTAGAAAGCATTCCAGTATTTTGCCTAAAGGCCCCAAGGCTCAGGCTGAAGACAGAGCTGAAGAAAGAGGAGTCCCATTTTCTGTTAGCATGAGGCATGCTTTTGTTCCCTTCCCAG GTGGCTTAATCTTGGCTGCTGATTATTCTCAGCTTGAACTGAGGATCCTTGCTCACTTGTCTAGTGACTGCCGACTCATTCAAGCCTTAAATGGAGGTATTGATGTCTTTAAGAGGATTGCAGCAGAATGGAAAATGATTGATTCTGAAGCTGTTGGAGATAGTGTGAGGCAACAAGCTAAGCAG ATTTGCTATGGAATCATCTATGGAATAGGAGCAAAATCTTTAGGTGAGCAGATGGGGATTGATGAAAATGAAGCTGCCAACTACATTGAATCCTTCAAATCCAGATACACAG GGATTCAGAAATTCTTGAGGGAGACAGTGAGGAGCTGCAAAAGAGATGGCTTTGTGCAAACCATTCTTGGTAGACGGAGATACCTGCCAGCTATCAGAGATCCCAACCCCTACAGTAAAGCTCAC GCAGAGCGACAGGCTGTGAATACAACTGTTCAGGGATCTGCTGCTGACATTGTCAAAACAGCCACCGTGAACATTCAAAGGCGCCTGGAAGGTTTCTCCTCTGTGATCAAGTCTCATGGACATCTGGAGAGCTCATTCCGGAGAGATAAGACTG GAAGGCTAGAGGGGAAGAGAAGCAGAGGCATGTTACCTCCCATCAGTGGAGGTTTCTTTATTCTCCAGCTCCATGATGAGCTCCTCTATGAAGTTGCAGAGGACGATGTCATCCAG GTAGCTCAGCTTGTCAAGCACGAGATGGAAAATGCCGTCAAACTCTCAGTAAAGCTGAATGTTAAAGTGAAAATTGGACCTAGCTGGGGAGACCTGCAGGACCTGGAGCTTTAG